One stretch of Streptomyces sp. A2-16 DNA includes these proteins:
- a CDS encoding M48 family metallopeptidase → MRTAEEEIVSSCPQCGVEIRSDRRFTTWCAACDWNVDPQGPGDRKRGLEGARRRIAQRYGGRLFDELSAESSTGDGGRRTGRTVSGLLAYAMALAVHGLTLVLAAIGLLGVIRGWGGLGMVFGLFLLALAWSLRPRLNRLSDDDRVLLRADAPELYALVDEVAAAMGTRGVDAVVVDVDANASVSHLGLRKRLLTLGLPLWEVLSPQQRIALLGHELGHFTNGDTRHGMVVGTAFRSLNTWLYYVRPMPNPNVIQAITNLACVPLRLLITGVMALLDLLTARAAQRGEYLADTAAARAGSTEGAVGLMDRLMITDSIVTTLLRETNNRRLRGTGRGGQRNADGLWEALAAHLDSVPQSEFERLRRVGELRGHSVDASHPPTHLRRRLLLGRAPVPAAVTADAVRTERIAGELAHLRGTLAREVVRDGYGNL, encoded by the coding sequence GTGCGTACCGCTGAAGAGGAGATCGTGTCGTCGTGCCCCCAGTGCGGGGTGGAGATCCGTTCGGACCGACGGTTCACCACGTGGTGCGCGGCCTGCGACTGGAACGTGGATCCGCAAGGGCCCGGAGACCGAAAGCGCGGGCTGGAGGGGGCGCGTCGCCGGATCGCGCAGCGGTACGGCGGGCGGCTGTTCGACGAGCTGAGCGCCGAGTCGAGCACCGGGGACGGAGGCCGGCGGACCGGGAGGACCGTCTCCGGGCTGCTCGCCTACGCGATGGCGCTCGCCGTGCACGGCCTGACCCTCGTCCTGGCCGCGATCGGCCTGCTGGGTGTGATCCGTGGCTGGGGCGGGCTCGGTATGGTGTTCGGGCTGTTCCTGCTGGCGCTGGCCTGGTCGCTGCGGCCGCGGCTGAACCGGCTGTCCGACGACGACCGCGTCCTGCTGCGCGCGGACGCGCCCGAGCTGTACGCGCTGGTCGACGAGGTCGCCGCCGCCATGGGCACCCGGGGCGTGGACGCCGTCGTCGTCGATGTCGACGCCAACGCGAGCGTGAGCCATCTGGGGCTGCGGAAAAGGCTCCTGACGCTGGGTCTTCCACTGTGGGAGGTGCTGAGCCCGCAGCAGCGGATCGCGCTCCTCGGGCACGAGCTCGGTCACTTCACCAACGGCGACACCCGCCACGGAATGGTCGTGGGCACCGCCTTCAGATCGCTGAACACCTGGCTCTATTACGTCCGGCCGATGCCGAACCCGAACGTGATCCAGGCCATCACCAACCTGGCCTGTGTCCCGCTCCGCCTGCTGATCACCGGGGTCATGGCGCTGCTCGACCTGCTGACCGCGCGGGCCGCCCAGCGCGGTGAGTACCTCGCGGACACGGCGGCGGCCCGCGCCGGGTCCACCGAGGGCGCGGTCGGTCTGATGGACCGGCTCATGATCACCGACTCGATCGTCACCACCCTGCTCCGCGAGACCAACAACCGCAGGCTGCGCGGCACGGGCCGGGGCGGGCAGCGGAACGCCGACGGCCTGTGGGAGGCGCTCGCCGCCCATCTGGACTCCGTCCCGCAGTCCGAGTTCGAACGCCTGCGCAGGGTCGGGGAACTGCGCGGGCACAGCGTCGACGCCAGCCACCCTCCGACCCATCTGCGCCGCCGACTGCTGCTGGGCCGCGCCCCGGTGCCCGCCGCGGTGACGGCGGACGCCGTCCGGACCGAGCGCATCGCGGGTGAACTGGCGCACCTCCGCGGGACGCTGGCCCGGGAAGTGGTCAGGGACGGTTACGGGAACCTGTGA
- the sdhA gene encoding succinate dehydrogenase flavoprotein subunit: MKIHKYDTVIVGAGGAGMRAAIESTKRSRTAVLTKLYPTRSHTGAAQGGMAAALANVEEDNWEWHTFDTVKGGDYLVDQDAAEILAKEAIDSVLDLEKMGLPFNRTPNGTIDQRRFGGHSRNHGEAPVRRSCYAADRTGHMILQTLYQNCVKEGVEFFNEFYVLDQLITEVDGVKRSAGVVAYELATGEIHVFQAKAVIYASGGCGKFFKVTSNAHTLTGDGQAAVYRRGLPLEDMEFFQFHPTGIWRMGILLTEGARGEGGILRNKDGERFMEKYAPVMKDLASRDVVSRSIYTEIREGRGCGPEGDHVYLDLTHLPPEQLDAKLPDITEFARTYLGIEPYTDPIPIQPTAHYAMGGIPTNVEGEVLADNTTVVPGLYAAGEVACVSVHGANRLGTNSLLDINVFGKRAGIAAAEYSQKADYVELPENPAELVVGQVEALRSSTGTERVSVLRRELQETMDANVMVFRTEQTIKTAVEKIAELRERYKNVSIQDKGRRFNTDLLEAIELGNLLDLAEVMAVSALARKESRGGHYREDYPNRDDVNFMRHTMAYREVGDDGAESIRLDYKPVVQTRYQPMERKY, translated from the coding sequence ATGAAGATCCACAAGTACGACACCGTCATCGTCGGCGCCGGTGGCGCGGGCATGCGCGCGGCCATCGAGTCGACGAAGCGCAGCCGCACCGCGGTCCTGACCAAGCTCTACCCCACCCGCTCCCACACGGGCGCCGCGCAGGGCGGCATGGCCGCCGCGCTCGCCAACGTGGAGGAGGACAACTGGGAGTGGCACACCTTCGACACGGTCAAGGGCGGTGATTACCTGGTCGACCAGGACGCCGCCGAGATCCTGGCGAAGGAGGCCATCGACTCGGTCCTCGACCTGGAGAAGATGGGCCTGCCGTTCAACCGCACCCCGAACGGCACGATCGACCAGCGCCGCTTCGGCGGTCACTCGCGCAACCACGGCGAGGCCCCGGTCCGCCGGTCCTGCTACGCCGCGGACCGCACCGGCCACATGATCCTCCAGACGCTGTACCAGAACTGCGTCAAGGAGGGCGTGGAGTTCTTCAACGAGTTCTACGTCCTGGACCAGCTGATCACCGAGGTCGACGGCGTGAAGCGGTCGGCCGGTGTCGTCGCCTACGAGCTGGCGACCGGCGAGATCCACGTCTTCCAGGCGAAGGCCGTGATCTACGCGTCCGGCGGCTGCGGCAAGTTCTTCAAGGTGACGTCGAACGCGCACACGCTGACCGGTGACGGCCAGGCCGCCGTCTACCGTCGCGGGCTGCCGCTGGAGGACATGGAGTTCTTCCAGTTCCACCCGACCGGCATCTGGCGCATGGGCATCCTGCTGACGGAGGGCGCCCGCGGTGAGGGCGGCATCCTCCGCAACAAGGACGGCGAGCGCTTCATGGAGAAGTACGCGCCGGTCATGAAGGACCTCGCGTCCCGTGACGTCGTGTCCCGCTCCATCTACACGGAGATCCGTGAGGGCCGCGGCTGCGGTCCCGAGGGCGACCACGTCTACCTCGACCTCACGCACCTCCCGCCGGAGCAGCTGGACGCCAAGCTGCCCGACATCACGGAGTTCGCGCGGACGTACCTGGGTATCGAGCCGTACACGGACCCGATCCCGATCCAGCCCACCGCGCACTACGCGATGGGCGGCATCCCGACGAACGTCGAGGGTGAGGTCCTGGCGGACAACACCACCGTCGTCCCCGGCCTGTACGCGGCCGGCGAGGTCGCGTGCGTCTCGGTGCACGGAGCGAACCGTCTGGGCACGAACTCGCTGCTGGACATCAACGTGTTCGGCAAGCGGGCCGGCATCGCGGCGGCGGAGTACAGCCAGAAGGCGGACTACGTCGAGCTGCCGGAGAACCCGGCGGAGCTGGTGGTCGGCCAGGTCGAGGCGCTGCGCTCGTCCACGGGCACCGAGCGTGTGTCGGTGCTCCGCCGCGAGCTGCAGGAGACCATGGACGCCAACGTCATGGTGTTCCGCACCGAGCAGACGATCAAGACGGCGGTCGAGAAGATCGCGGAGCTGCGCGAGCGCTACAAGAACGTCTCGATCCAGGACAAGGGCCGTCGTTTCAACACGGACCTGCTGGAGGCGATCGAGCTCGGCAACCTGCTGGACCTCGCCGAGGTCATGGCGGTCTCCGCGCTGGCCCGCAAGGAGTCCCGCGGCGGTCACTACCGCGAGGACTACCCGAACCGCGACGACGTCAACTTCATGCGCCACACCATGGCGTACCGCGAGGTGGGCGACGACGGCGCCGAGTCGATCCGTCTCGACTACAAGCCGGTCGTCCAGACCCGCTACCAGCCGATGGAGCGTAAGTACTGA
- a CDS encoding 2-oxo-4-hydroxy-4-carboxy-5-ureidoimidazoline decarboxylase codes for MTPTHSPGRLAIPSLPTVLDAFNIAPADEARPLLLGCLGSLRWAERVVTHRPYPTVDALLAAADEAAYDLTASDLSEALAAETLPVLPEGAYSAAHMAMGAAHAAYEARFGHAFVICLDGLPADEALDHVLAGIRSRLTNDPEDERVVAAEELRRLARGRLVSCLRGAGPQGA; via the coding sequence GTGACGCCCACACATTCTCCCGGCCGACTGGCCATACCGTCCCTGCCGACCGTCCTGGACGCCTTCAACATCGCGCCCGCCGACGAGGCGCGGCCCCTGCTCCTGGGCTGTCTGGGCAGCCTCCGCTGGGCGGAGCGGGTCGTGACCCACCGCCCCTATCCGACCGTGGACGCGCTGCTCGCGGCCGCGGACGAGGCGGCGTACGACCTGACCGCCTCGGATCTCTCCGAGGCCCTCGCGGCCGAGACGCTCCCCGTGCTGCCGGAGGGGGCGTACTCGGCGGCCCACATGGCCATGGGCGCGGCCCACGCGGCCTACGAGGCCCGCTTCGGCCACGCCTTCGTGATCTGCCTGGACGGCCTGCCCGCCGACGAGGCGCTGGACCATGTGCTGGCAGGCATCCGGTCACGATTGACAAACGATCCCGAGGACGAACGGGTCGTGGCGGCGGAGGAACTCCGCCGACTGGCCAGAGGACGTCTGGTGTCGTGCCTGAGGGGCGCGGGGCCGCAGGGCGCATAG
- a CDS encoding succinate dehydrogenase iron-sulfur subunit, translating into MATPVLDKKDAAGEPEPGFADSPYITVTFRVRRFNSEVSAEATWEDFQLEIDPKERVLDALHKIKWDLDGSLTFRRSCAHGICGSDAMRINGKNRLACKTLIKDINPSKPITVEPIKGLTVLKDLVVDMEPFFQAYRDVMPFLITKDTNEPTRERLQTAEDRERFDDTTKCILCAACTSSCPVFWNDGQYFGPAAIVNAHRFIFDSRDEAGEQRLEILNDRDGVWRCRTTFNCTDACPRGIEVTKAIQEVKRALITRRF; encoded by the coding sequence ATGGCAACCCCTGTTCTGGACAAGAAGGACGCGGCCGGCGAGCCCGAGCCCGGTTTCGCCGACTCCCCGTACATCACGGTCACCTTCCGCGTTCGCCGCTTCAACTCGGAGGTCTCGGCCGAGGCCACCTGGGAAGACTTCCAGCTGGAGATCGACCCGAAGGAACGTGTCCTCGACGCCCTGCACAAGATCAAGTGGGACCTGGACGGCTCGCTGACCTTCCGCCGCTCCTGCGCGCACGGCATCTGCGGCTCGGACGCCATGCGGATCAACGGCAAGAACCGTCTGGCGTGCAAGACGCTGATCAAGGACATCAACCCGTCGAAGCCGATCACGGTCGAGCCCATCAAGGGCCTGACGGTCCTGAAGGACCTCGTGGTCGACATGGAGCCGTTCTTCCAGGCGTACCGCGACGTGATGCCCTTCCTGATCACGAAGGACACGAACGAGCCGACGCGCGAGCGTCTGCAGACGGCCGAGGACCGCGAGCGCTTCGACGACACCACGAAGTGCATCCTCTGCGCGGCCTGCACCTCCTCGTGCCCGGTCTTCTGGAACGACGGCCAGTACTTCGGCCCGGCGGCCATCGTCAACGCGCACCGCTTCATCTTCGACTCGCGTGACGAGGCGGGCGAGCAGCGCCTGGAGATCCTCAACGACCGCGACGGCGTGTGGCGCTGCCGCACGACCTTCAACTGCACGGACGCCTGCCCGCGCGGCATCGAGGTCACGAAGGCGATCCAGGAAGTGAAGCGAGCGCTGATCACTCGGCGTTTCTGA
- a CDS encoding glycoside hydrolase family 20 protein: MSQHRKRPEKQTRGLIAGAVAVTVAAGVGLGLWAGGDGDPAGSAMPQAQSPSGTRTDGSRAPSRIPSPAPSPTRSYPLSTTPRTIPAVRAHTPARGPGWRPAAGRRVLVNDADLADEGRLLAGELGLTYAGQKDDVRAGDVRLTIDAAKGANPESYRMTVRGGRVAISGPSDAGVFYGTRTLKQEVHGGGTAPEGVVRDEPAKPVRGFSLDIARKNFTAGWIEDRVRELGELKYNELQLHFSDDQAFRIESSSHPEIVSAQHLTKAQVKRIVALAAQRHIAVVPEIDSPGHLGAVIAAHPELQLRSAAGYAARGAVDISNPASAKIVDDLLNEYAGLFPGADWHLGGDEYRALMVSNPEGTYPQLATAARKAYGTGATVEDLTTGWLNDRAETVRAHGKTPRAWNDGFFRNTAVRAAGDIRVGYWTGKEIGARQPVEYLSAGRKVVNYNDEFLYYVLGQPNRFFYPTGQRIYEQWTPRVVRGTAAVPARYDDQILGGSFAVWCDFPNAQTQDQVSAGIRMPLRATAQKLWAPGRPALTWTRFKALADRLG; this comes from the coding sequence GTGAGCCAGCACAGGAAGCGACCGGAGAAACAGACGCGGGGGCTGATCGCGGGGGCGGTGGCCGTCACCGTCGCGGCCGGAGTGGGCCTCGGGCTGTGGGCGGGCGGCGACGGCGACCCGGCCGGATCGGCCATGCCCCAGGCCCAGTCGCCCTCGGGGACCAGAACGGACGGCTCCCGGGCCCCGTCGAGAATCCCGAGCCCGGCCCCCAGCCCCACCCGGTCCTACCCGCTGTCCACCACACCGCGCACCATTCCCGCCGTCCGCGCCCACACCCCGGCGCGCGGCCCCGGCTGGCGTCCCGCCGCCGGCCGGCGCGTGCTCGTGAACGACGCCGACCTCGCCGACGAGGGGCGCCTGCTCGCCGGTGAACTCGGGCTGACGTACGCCGGGCAGAAGGACGACGTCCGCGCCGGGGACGTACGCCTCACGATCGACGCCGCCAAGGGGGCGAACCCGGAGTCGTACCGCATGACCGTGCGCGGCGGGCGGGTCGCCATCAGCGGGCCCAGTGACGCGGGCGTGTTCTACGGCACCCGCACGCTCAAGCAGGAGGTGCACGGCGGCGGTACGGCGCCGGAGGGCGTCGTGCGCGACGAGCCCGCCAAGCCGGTGCGCGGGTTCTCGCTGGACATCGCGCGCAAGAACTTCACGGCCGGCTGGATCGAGGACCGGGTCCGGGAGCTGGGCGAGCTGAAGTACAACGAACTCCAGCTGCACTTCTCCGACGACCAGGCGTTCCGCATCGAGTCCTCCTCGCACCCGGAGATCGTGTCCGCGCAGCACCTGACCAAGGCGCAGGTCAAGAGGATCGTCGCGCTCGCGGCACAGCGGCACATCGCCGTCGTACCGGAGATCGACTCGCCCGGGCACCTGGGGGCCGTCATCGCCGCGCACCCCGAGCTCCAGCTGCGCAGCGCGGCGGGATACGCGGCGCGCGGGGCCGTCGACATCTCCAATCCGGCCTCCGCGAAGATCGTGGACGACCTGCTGAACGAGTACGCCGGTCTCTTCCCCGGCGCCGACTGGCACCTCGGCGGGGACGAGTACCGCGCGCTGATGGTGTCCAACCCCGAGGGGACCTACCCGCAGCTCGCCACCGCCGCCCGCAAGGCCTACGGCACCGGCGCCACCGTCGAGGACCTGACCACGGGCTGGCTCAACGACCGCGCCGAGACCGTCCGGGCGCACGGCAAGACCCCGCGCGCGTGGAACGACGGCTTCTTCCGGAACACCGCCGTCCGTGCCGCCGGCGACATCCGGGTCGGGTACTGGACGGGCAAGGAGATCGGCGCCCGGCAGCCGGTGGAGTATCTGAGCGCGGGCCGCAAGGTCGTCAACTACAACGACGAGTTCCTCTACTACGTCCTCGGGCAGCCCAACAGGTTCTTCTATCCGACGGGGCAGCGGATCTACGAGCAGTGGACCCCGAGAGTCGTCCGCGGCACGGCGGCCGTCCCGGCCAGGTACGACGACCAGATCCTCGGCGGGTCCTTCGCGGTCTGGTGCGACTTCCCGAACGCGCAGACCCAGGACCAGGTCTCGGCGGGCATCCGGATGCCGCTGCGGGCGACCGCCCAGAAGCTGTGGGCCCCGGGCAGGCCCGCCCTGACCTGGACCCGGTTCAAGGCGCTCGCGGACCGGCTGGGCTGA
- a CDS encoding succinate dehydrogenase hydrophobic membrane anchor subunit yields MATTETTASGIGPVEGDSGYGVDNPAPLIEAPRKRTKKTPRSTRGNFEMAAWLFMRLSGVVLVVLVIGHLLIQLVLDGGVSKIGFAFVAGRWASPFWQVWDLMMLWLAMLHGANGLRTIINDYAERPNTRLWLKGLLYTATVFTILLGTLVIFTFDPNIR; encoded by the coding sequence ATGGCGACCACTGAAACCACCGCTTCCGGCATCGGCCCCGTGGAGGGCGACTCCGGCTACGGCGTCGACAACCCGGCGCCCCTCATCGAGGCCCCGCGCAAGCGCACGAAGAAGACCCCTCGCTCGACCCGTGGCAACTTCGAGATGGCCGCATGGCTGTTCATGCGCCTGTCCGGTGTCGTGCTGGTCGTCCTGGTCATCGGCCACCTGCTGATCCAGCTGGTGCTGGACGGCGGTGTCTCGAAGATCGGTTTCGCGTTCGTCGCGGGCCGCTGGGCGTCCCCGTTCTGGCAGGTCTGGGACCTGATGATGCTGTGGCTCGCGATGCTGCACGGCGCCAACGGCCTGCGCACGATCATCAACGACTACGCGGAGCGCCCGAACACCCGGCTGTGGCTCAAGGGCCTGCTCTACACCGCCACGGTGTTCACCATCCTGCTGGGCACGCTGGTGATCTTCACCTTCGACCCGAACATCCGCTAG
- a CDS encoding DUF4328 domain-containing protein: MLCTRCHHFEAAPDGVLCAQCAASPGFQAPPPGAPKLWLRSPVGLGRATAILLAVTAAVDVFALGADLYLYDVTGDILGGGTGAAVRDRSDLADTLTDAAGVAQGLMLFVCAVVFVIWLWRVRRNAEVFAPDGHRKARAWVIAGWVVPIASLWYPRRVVVDIWDASSTREKPEGHGLINAWWTLWLISNTVGQVLYAAFDEADTAQRIHDSTAQMMAADGLDLVAALLAAALVLRLTRMQDEKARRGPAVPAGV, translated from the coding sequence ATGCTCTGCACGCGCTGCCACCACTTCGAAGCCGCACCGGACGGCGTCCTGTGCGCACAGTGCGCCGCCTCGCCCGGCTTCCAGGCCCCGCCGCCCGGCGCGCCGAAGCTCTGGCTGCGCTCGCCGGTCGGGCTCGGGCGGGCCACCGCGATACTCCTGGCGGTGACCGCGGCCGTCGACGTGTTCGCCCTCGGCGCCGACCTCTACCTGTACGACGTCACGGGCGACATCCTCGGGGGCGGCACCGGTGCCGCCGTACGGGACCGGTCCGACCTGGCGGACACGCTCACCGACGCGGCCGGTGTCGCCCAGGGGCTCATGCTGTTCGTCTGCGCCGTCGTCTTCGTGATCTGGCTGTGGCGGGTCCGGCGCAACGCCGAGGTGTTCGCCCCCGACGGGCACCGCAAGGCGCGCGCCTGGGTGATCGCCGGCTGGGTCGTGCCGATCGCGAGCCTGTGGTACCCGCGCCGGGTCGTCGTCGACATCTGGGACGCCAGCAGCACGCGGGAGAAGCCCGAGGGGCATGGCCTGATCAACGCCTGGTGGACGCTGTGGCTCATCTCGAACACGGTGGGGCAGGTCCTGTACGCCGCGTTCGACGAGGCCGACACCGCGCAGCGGATCCACGACTCCACGGCGCAGATGATGGCCGCGGACGGTCTGGACCTCGTGGCCGCCCTGCTCGCCGCCGCGCTCGTGCTGCGGCTGACCCGGATGCAGGACGAGAAGGCCCGGCGGGGACCGGCGGTACCCGCCGGAGTGTGA
- the sdhC gene encoding succinate dehydrogenase, cytochrome b556 subunit, with protein sequence MPAGTLYRGREGMWSWVAHRVTGVLIFFFLFVHVLDTALVRVSPEDYDKVVATYKTPLVACLEYGLVAAILFHALNGLRVIAVDFWSKGPRYQKQMLWTVVGLWVVLMIGAIYPVLGHAARELFGS encoded by the coding sequence GTGCCGGCTGGAACGCTGTACCGCGGCCGGGAAGGAATGTGGTCCTGGGTGGCTCACCGAGTCACCGGCGTCCTCATCTTCTTCTTCCTGTTCGTTCACGTGCTGGACACCGCTCTCGTCCGTGTCTCCCCCGAGGACTACGACAAGGTCGTAGCCACGTACAAGACCCCGCTCGTCGCGTGCCTGGAGTACGGCCTGGTGGCCGCCATCCTCTTCCACGCGCTCAACGGCCTGCGCGTCATCGCCGTCGACTTCTGGTCGAAGGGCCCGCGCTACCAGAAGCAGATGCTCTGGACCGTCGTGGGCCTGTGGGTCGTGCTCATGATCGGGGCGATCTACCCCGTCCTCGGCCACGCCGCTCGTGAACTCTTCGGGAGCTGA